One Etheostoma cragini isolate CJK2018 chromosome 6, CSU_Ecrag_1.0, whole genome shotgun sequence DNA window includes the following coding sequences:
- the nek10 gene encoding serine/threonine-protein kinase Nek10 isoform X1, with amino-acid sequence MLTMANPVKKGEKRPLKSRGIQSKGSHDLRRLQSLLAKSIPRHEVAALSHSRACSSGASKSQGPHTPKDTNRQRSESDITSEASELEKFSITYKDQRCFTSHPLHKLFSDILASLVKNRLCSEWIDHALPESVLRVLICLRLLIRDPYHQKILHQLKGINLLARYMEHVTAMYISCGEQAFAVQKLVTMTYMFQKLSAVEDQRVWVIESGAHKTLVKLLSTTESSVLLGALLALTTLAESPECKEEIGKLPIVENLLVILQEYDLLSKRMSAELLRLLSPVWQVRDQLMELEGLPVLLSLLYGQHLKLLWSVAWVLVQLCQDPDTRTEIRSWGGVQQLLRLLDSDRQYVSDRSSIETLSSANAAGRIQREHIREKLSPQEKVDNTMALQSACCTVLTELSLDDTSAHHIVQENGVYIIAKLILPQNSGPKVTSLQCYAFRTLRFLFSVERNRHLFKRLFPTDLFELFIDVGHYVRDLAAYEGLQTKVSLYTEEELDNLRENIETVDQNRPPLKVINGYSVLEHLGTGAFGSVFKVRKQSSQNLLALKEVNLHKPAFGNDKKSRDSNVEKIISELTIVKEQMTHPNIVKYYKTFLEDDKLYIVMELIEGVPLAEHLNSLKEKHQKFTEDRIWNVFIQMCLALRYLHKEKRIVHRDLTPNNIMLGEKDKVTITDFGLAKQKQENSKLTSVVGTILYSCPEVVKNEPYGERADVWALGCILYQMATLQPPFYSSNMLSLASKIVEAVYEPIEEGAFSERVTDMIRWCLNPDADQRPDIVAVSSRISDLMMRLMDGLYTSQNALERRAERDRKRAQKYFLEKHNSRTDCCLTNLPQEKSLMKTESQTAGSSAACTSHYSEHNISQDDASDGDVEPCTSNINTTVSTGKHYGLKSSARFTPDHIQSGGDSTAAKKPRPVSAGICVSQKKVRQIDDPIQRLLVQLHKIIYITQLPPTPNHNIKRRIIERFKKSLFHFGSDPYILKVELSKLLHSSPELLELGSTSSDWWPLAHHLTADTADSTGDDNLKDGVTYQQMQGIIEELLEENSYYKAPHQESREKK; translated from the exons ATGTTGACAATGGCCAATCCagtaaaaaaaggagaaaaacggCCTCTGAAATCCAGAGGAATCCAGAGCAA GGGCTCTCATGATCTCAGGAGGCTTCAGTCCCTGCTTGCCAAAAGCATTCCCAGACACGAG GTGGCAGCGTTGAGTCACAGTAGAGCATGCAGCAGTGGAGCCAGCAAATCTCAAGGCCCGCATACTCCAAAAGATACCAACAGACAGAGGAGTGAAAGCGACATCACCAGTGAAGCCTCTGAACTGGAAAAATTCag CATCACATACAAAGATCAAAGATGTTTCACCAGCCACCCACTGCACAAACTCTTCTCTGACATCCTTGCGTCTTTGGTAAAGAACAGACTCTGCAG TGAGTGGATTGACCATGCACTGCCTGAGTCTGTCCTAAGAGTTCTGATCTGCCTACGATTATTGATCAGAGATCCCTACCATCAG AAAATCCTCCATCAACTCAAAGGCATCAATTTACTTGCCAGG TACATGGAGCATGTCACTGCCATGTACATATCTTGTGGTGAACAAGCGTTTGCTGTGCAGAAGCTGGTCACGATGACCT ACATGTTTCAGAAGCTGTCTGCCGTCGAAGATCAAAGGGTCTGGGTCATTGAGAGCGGCGCTCACAAG ACACTGGTGAAGCTCCTGTCCACAACAGAAAGCAGCGTGTTGCTGGGGGCCCTGTTGGCACTCACCACTTTGGCTGAGAG CCCTGAATGCAAGGAGGAGATTGGCAAGCTTCCCATAGTGGAGAACCTACTTGTAATACTGCAGGAATATGACCTTCTGTCAAAGAG GATGAGTGCGGAGCTCCTGAGGCTCCTGTCCCCGGTGTGGCAGGTGAGGGACCAGCTGATGGAGCTGGAGGGTCTGCCTGTGCTGCTGAGCCTGCTGTATGGCCAGCACCTGAAGCTGCTGTGGAGCGTTGCCTGGGTCCTGGTCCAGCTCTGCCAGGATCCCGACACCAGGACGGAGATACGGAGCTGGGGCGGGGTGCAGCAGCTTCTCCGGCTGCTTGACAG TGACCGGCAGTACGTCTCTGACCGCTCGTCCATCGAGACACTCTCCAGCGCTAACGCGGCCGGTCGGATCCAGAGAGAGCACATCAGAGAGAAGCTCAGCCCGCAGGAGAAGGTGGACAACACTATGGCCCTGCAGTCAG CCTGCTGCACAGTTCTGACTGAGCTTAGTCTGGATGACACATCTGCTCACCACATTGTGCAG GAAAATGGCGTCTATATAATCGCAAAGTTGATTTTACCTCAAAACTCTGGACCAAAGGTTACATCTTTGCAG TGCTATGCGTTTCGAACCCTTCGGTTTCTCTTTAGCGTGGAAAGAAACAGACATCTGTTTAAAAG ACTCTTTCCCACGGACCTCTTTGAGTTGTTTATTGATGTTGGACATTATGTGCGGGACCTCGCGGCCTACGAGGGACTGCAAACCAAAGTTTCACTTTACACT GAAGAGGAACTGGACAATCTGAGAGAGAACATCGAGACTGTTGACCAGAACCGACCTCCCCTTAAAGTCATCAATGGTTACTCCGTACTGGAACATCTGGGCACCGGCGCCTTTGGAAGCGTCTTCAAG GTCCGAAAGCAGAGTAGCCAGAACCTCCTGGCTCTGAAAGAGGTGAACCTTCATAAGCCAGCGTTTGGAAACGACAAGAAGTCCAGAGACAGTAACGTGGAGAAAATCATCTCTGAGCTGACGATCGTCAAAGAACAG ATGACACACCCAAACATTGTTAAATACTACAAGACATTTTTGGAAG aTGACAAGCTGTACATCGTGATGGAGTTGATTGAGGGAGTGCCGCTGGCTGAACATTTGAACTCTCTCAAGGAGAAGCACCAGAAGTTCACAGAAGACAGAATTTGGAATGTATTCATACAG ATGTGTCTGGCATTGAGGTACTTGCACAAGGAAAAGAGAATAGTCCACCGTGACCTCACTCCAAACAACATCATGCTGGGGGAAAAGGACAAAGTCACCATCA CCGACTTTGGCCTCGCGAAGCAAAAACAGGAGAACAGCAAGCTAACGTCAGTGGTCGGCACCATCCTTTACTCCTG TCCAGAGGTGGTGAAGAACGAGCCGTACGGAGAGAGAGCTGACGTCTGGGCTTTGGGATGCATCCTCTACCAGATGGCTACTTTACAGCCTCCGTTCTACAGCAGTAACATGCTGTCGCTGGCCAGCAAG ATTGTCGAGGCTGTCTACGAGCCGATTGaagaaggagctttctcagagagaGTCACAGACATGATCAGATG GTGTTTAAATCCAGATGCTGACCAGCGGCCGGACATTGTGGCCGTCAGCTCCAGGATATCCGACCTCATGATGAGGCTGATGGATGGCCTCTACACTTCCCAGAATGCACTGGAaagaagagcagagagagacaggaaacgAGCGCAGAAGTACTTCCTGGAGAAGCACAACAGTAGAACGGACTGCTGTCTCACAAACCTGCCTCAG GAAAAATCCTTAATGAAGACTGAATCTCAGACAGCAGGTTCTTCTGCAGCCTGCACTTCACACTACAGCGAGCATAATATCAGTCAAG ATGATGCCTCAGATGGTGATGTTGAACCATGCACTTCCAACATCAACACCACTGTCTCTACAGGAAAACACTACG GGTTAAAGTCCAGTGCTCGTTTTACACCTGACCACATTCAGTCTGG TGGGGATTCTACTGCTGCAAAGAAACCAAGACCAG TGTCAGCAGGGATCTGTGTCTCCCAGAAGAAGGTTCGGCAGATTGATGATCCCATTCAGAGGCTCCTCGTGCAGTTGCACAAAATTATTTACATCACTCAG CTTCCACCAACTCCGAACCACAACATCAAACGACGGATCAttgaaagatttaaaaagtcTCTTTTCCACTTCGGGAGCGATCCATACATCCTCAAAGTGGAGCTCAGCAAG CTCCTCCACTCCTCTCCAGAGCTGCTGGAGTTAGGCTCAACCAGTTCAGACTGGTGGCCTCTGGCCCACCACTTGACAGCAGACACTGCCGACAGCACGG GTGATGACAATCTCAAAGATGGAGTCACATATCAGCAAATGCAG GGGATCATAgaggagctgctggaggagaaCAGCTACTATAAAGCACCACACCAG gagagcagagaaaagaaatga
- the nek10 gene encoding serine/threonine-protein kinase Nek10 isoform X2 → MEHVTAMYISCGEQAFAVQKLVTMTYMFQKLSAVEDQRVWVIESGAHKTLVKLLSTTESSVLLGALLALTTLAESPECKEEIGKLPIVENLLVILQEYDLLSKRMSAELLRLLSPVWQVRDQLMELEGLPVLLSLLYGQHLKLLWSVAWVLVQLCQDPDTRTEIRSWGGVQQLLRLLDSDRQYVSDRSSIETLSSANAAGRIQREHIREKLSPQEKVDNTMALQSACCTVLTELSLDDTSAHHIVQENGVYIIAKLILPQNSGPKVTSLQCYAFRTLRFLFSVERNRHLFKRLFPTDLFELFIDVGHYVRDLAAYEGLQTKVSLYTEEELDNLRENIETVDQNRPPLKVINGYSVLEHLGTGAFGSVFKVRKQSSQNLLALKEVNLHKPAFGNDKKSRDSNVEKIISELTIVKEQMTHPNIVKYYKTFLEDDKLYIVMELIEGVPLAEHLNSLKEKHQKFTEDRIWNVFIQMCLALRYLHKEKRIVHRDLTPNNIMLGEKDKVTITDFGLAKQKQENSKLTSVVGTILYSCPEVVKNEPYGERADVWALGCILYQMATLQPPFYSSNMLSLASKIVEAVYEPIEEGAFSERVTDMIRWCLNPDADQRPDIVAVSSRISDLMMRLMDGLYTSQNALERRAERDRKRAQKYFLEKHNSRTDCCLTNLPQEKSLMKTESQTAGSSAACTSHYSEHNISQDDASDGDVEPCTSNINTTVSTGKHYGLKSSARFTPDHIQSGGDSTAAKKPRPVSAGICVSQKKVRQIDDPIQRLLVQLHKIIYITQLPPTPNHNIKRRIIERFKKSLFHFGSDPYILKVELSKLLHSSPELLELGSTSSDWWPLAHHLTADTADSTGDDNLKDGVTYQQMQGIIEELLEENSYYKAPHQESREKK, encoded by the exons ATGGAGCATGTCACTGCCATGTACATATCTTGTGGTGAACAAGCGTTTGCTGTGCAGAAGCTGGTCACGATGACCT ACATGTTTCAGAAGCTGTCTGCCGTCGAAGATCAAAGGGTCTGGGTCATTGAGAGCGGCGCTCACAAG ACACTGGTGAAGCTCCTGTCCACAACAGAAAGCAGCGTGTTGCTGGGGGCCCTGTTGGCACTCACCACTTTGGCTGAGAG CCCTGAATGCAAGGAGGAGATTGGCAAGCTTCCCATAGTGGAGAACCTACTTGTAATACTGCAGGAATATGACCTTCTGTCAAAGAG GATGAGTGCGGAGCTCCTGAGGCTCCTGTCCCCGGTGTGGCAGGTGAGGGACCAGCTGATGGAGCTGGAGGGTCTGCCTGTGCTGCTGAGCCTGCTGTATGGCCAGCACCTGAAGCTGCTGTGGAGCGTTGCCTGGGTCCTGGTCCAGCTCTGCCAGGATCCCGACACCAGGACGGAGATACGGAGCTGGGGCGGGGTGCAGCAGCTTCTCCGGCTGCTTGACAG TGACCGGCAGTACGTCTCTGACCGCTCGTCCATCGAGACACTCTCCAGCGCTAACGCGGCCGGTCGGATCCAGAGAGAGCACATCAGAGAGAAGCTCAGCCCGCAGGAGAAGGTGGACAACACTATGGCCCTGCAGTCAG CCTGCTGCACAGTTCTGACTGAGCTTAGTCTGGATGACACATCTGCTCACCACATTGTGCAG GAAAATGGCGTCTATATAATCGCAAAGTTGATTTTACCTCAAAACTCTGGACCAAAGGTTACATCTTTGCAG TGCTATGCGTTTCGAACCCTTCGGTTTCTCTTTAGCGTGGAAAGAAACAGACATCTGTTTAAAAG ACTCTTTCCCACGGACCTCTTTGAGTTGTTTATTGATGTTGGACATTATGTGCGGGACCTCGCGGCCTACGAGGGACTGCAAACCAAAGTTTCACTTTACACT GAAGAGGAACTGGACAATCTGAGAGAGAACATCGAGACTGTTGACCAGAACCGACCTCCCCTTAAAGTCATCAATGGTTACTCCGTACTGGAACATCTGGGCACCGGCGCCTTTGGAAGCGTCTTCAAG GTCCGAAAGCAGAGTAGCCAGAACCTCCTGGCTCTGAAAGAGGTGAACCTTCATAAGCCAGCGTTTGGAAACGACAAGAAGTCCAGAGACAGTAACGTGGAGAAAATCATCTCTGAGCTGACGATCGTCAAAGAACAG ATGACACACCCAAACATTGTTAAATACTACAAGACATTTTTGGAAG aTGACAAGCTGTACATCGTGATGGAGTTGATTGAGGGAGTGCCGCTGGCTGAACATTTGAACTCTCTCAAGGAGAAGCACCAGAAGTTCACAGAAGACAGAATTTGGAATGTATTCATACAG ATGTGTCTGGCATTGAGGTACTTGCACAAGGAAAAGAGAATAGTCCACCGTGACCTCACTCCAAACAACATCATGCTGGGGGAAAAGGACAAAGTCACCATCA CCGACTTTGGCCTCGCGAAGCAAAAACAGGAGAACAGCAAGCTAACGTCAGTGGTCGGCACCATCCTTTACTCCTG TCCAGAGGTGGTGAAGAACGAGCCGTACGGAGAGAGAGCTGACGTCTGGGCTTTGGGATGCATCCTCTACCAGATGGCTACTTTACAGCCTCCGTTCTACAGCAGTAACATGCTGTCGCTGGCCAGCAAG ATTGTCGAGGCTGTCTACGAGCCGATTGaagaaggagctttctcagagagaGTCACAGACATGATCAGATG GTGTTTAAATCCAGATGCTGACCAGCGGCCGGACATTGTGGCCGTCAGCTCCAGGATATCCGACCTCATGATGAGGCTGATGGATGGCCTCTACACTTCCCAGAATGCACTGGAaagaagagcagagagagacaggaaacgAGCGCAGAAGTACTTCCTGGAGAAGCACAACAGTAGAACGGACTGCTGTCTCACAAACCTGCCTCAG GAAAAATCCTTAATGAAGACTGAATCTCAGACAGCAGGTTCTTCTGCAGCCTGCACTTCACACTACAGCGAGCATAATATCAGTCAAG ATGATGCCTCAGATGGTGATGTTGAACCATGCACTTCCAACATCAACACCACTGTCTCTACAGGAAAACACTACG GGTTAAAGTCCAGTGCTCGTTTTACACCTGACCACATTCAGTCTGG TGGGGATTCTACTGCTGCAAAGAAACCAAGACCAG TGTCAGCAGGGATCTGTGTCTCCCAGAAGAAGGTTCGGCAGATTGATGATCCCATTCAGAGGCTCCTCGTGCAGTTGCACAAAATTATTTACATCACTCAG CTTCCACCAACTCCGAACCACAACATCAAACGACGGATCAttgaaagatttaaaaagtcTCTTTTCCACTTCGGGAGCGATCCATACATCCTCAAAGTGGAGCTCAGCAAG CTCCTCCACTCCTCTCCAGAGCTGCTGGAGTTAGGCTCAACCAGTTCAGACTGGTGGCCTCTGGCCCACCACTTGACAGCAGACACTGCCGACAGCACGG GTGATGACAATCTCAAAGATGGAGTCACATATCAGCAAATGCAG GGGATCATAgaggagctgctggaggagaaCAGCTACTATAAAGCACCACACCAG gagagcagagaaaagaaatga
- the nek10 gene encoding serine/threonine-protein kinase Nek10 isoform X3 has product MLTMANPVKKGEKRPLKSRGIQSKGSHDLRRLQSLLAKSIPRHEVAALSHSRACSSGASKSQGPHTPKDTNRQRSESDITSEASELEKFSITYKDQRCFTSHPLHKLFSDILASLVKNRLCSEWIDHALPESVLRVLICLRLLIRDPYHQKILHQLKGINLLARYMEHVTAMYISCGEQAFAVQKLVTMTYMFQKLSAVEDQRVWVIESGAHKTLVKLLSTTESSVLLGALLALTTLAESPECKEEIGKLPIVENLLVILQEYDLLSKRMSAELLRLLSPVWQVRDQLMELEGLPVLLSLLYGQHLKLLWSVAWVLVQLCQDPDTRTEIRSWGGVQQLLRLLDSDRQYVSDRSSIETLSSANAAGRIQREHIREKLSPQEKVDNTMALQSACCTVLTELSLDDTSAHHIVQENGVYIIAKLILPQNSGPKVTSLQCYAFRTLRFLFSVERNRHLFKRLFPTDLFELFIDVGHYVRDLAAYEGLQTKVSLYTEEELDNLRENIETVDQNRPPLKVINGYSVLEHLGTGAFGSVFKVRKQSSQNLLALKEVNLHKPAFGNDKKSRDSNVEKIISELTIVKEQMTHPNIVKYYKTFLEDDKLYIVMELIEGVPLAEHLNSLKEKHQKFTEDRIWNVFIQMCLALRYLHKEKRIVHRDLTPNNIMLGEKDKVTITDFGLAKQKQENSKLTSVVGTILYSCPEVVKNEPYGERADVWALGCILYQMATLQPPFYSSNMLSLASKIVEAVYEPIEEGAFSERVTDMIRWCLNPDADQRPDIVAVSSRISDLMMRLMDGLYTSQNALERRAERDRKRAQKYFLEKHNSRTDCCLTNLPQEKSLMKTESQTAGSSAACTSHYSEHNISQDDASDGDVEPCTSNINTTVSTGKHYG; this is encoded by the exons ATGTTGACAATGGCCAATCCagtaaaaaaaggagaaaaacggCCTCTGAAATCCAGAGGAATCCAGAGCAA GGGCTCTCATGATCTCAGGAGGCTTCAGTCCCTGCTTGCCAAAAGCATTCCCAGACACGAG GTGGCAGCGTTGAGTCACAGTAGAGCATGCAGCAGTGGAGCCAGCAAATCTCAAGGCCCGCATACTCCAAAAGATACCAACAGACAGAGGAGTGAAAGCGACATCACCAGTGAAGCCTCTGAACTGGAAAAATTCag CATCACATACAAAGATCAAAGATGTTTCACCAGCCACCCACTGCACAAACTCTTCTCTGACATCCTTGCGTCTTTGGTAAAGAACAGACTCTGCAG TGAGTGGATTGACCATGCACTGCCTGAGTCTGTCCTAAGAGTTCTGATCTGCCTACGATTATTGATCAGAGATCCCTACCATCAG AAAATCCTCCATCAACTCAAAGGCATCAATTTACTTGCCAGG TACATGGAGCATGTCACTGCCATGTACATATCTTGTGGTGAACAAGCGTTTGCTGTGCAGAAGCTGGTCACGATGACCT ACATGTTTCAGAAGCTGTCTGCCGTCGAAGATCAAAGGGTCTGGGTCATTGAGAGCGGCGCTCACAAG ACACTGGTGAAGCTCCTGTCCACAACAGAAAGCAGCGTGTTGCTGGGGGCCCTGTTGGCACTCACCACTTTGGCTGAGAG CCCTGAATGCAAGGAGGAGATTGGCAAGCTTCCCATAGTGGAGAACCTACTTGTAATACTGCAGGAATATGACCTTCTGTCAAAGAG GATGAGTGCGGAGCTCCTGAGGCTCCTGTCCCCGGTGTGGCAGGTGAGGGACCAGCTGATGGAGCTGGAGGGTCTGCCTGTGCTGCTGAGCCTGCTGTATGGCCAGCACCTGAAGCTGCTGTGGAGCGTTGCCTGGGTCCTGGTCCAGCTCTGCCAGGATCCCGACACCAGGACGGAGATACGGAGCTGGGGCGGGGTGCAGCAGCTTCTCCGGCTGCTTGACAG TGACCGGCAGTACGTCTCTGACCGCTCGTCCATCGAGACACTCTCCAGCGCTAACGCGGCCGGTCGGATCCAGAGAGAGCACATCAGAGAGAAGCTCAGCCCGCAGGAGAAGGTGGACAACACTATGGCCCTGCAGTCAG CCTGCTGCACAGTTCTGACTGAGCTTAGTCTGGATGACACATCTGCTCACCACATTGTGCAG GAAAATGGCGTCTATATAATCGCAAAGTTGATTTTACCTCAAAACTCTGGACCAAAGGTTACATCTTTGCAG TGCTATGCGTTTCGAACCCTTCGGTTTCTCTTTAGCGTGGAAAGAAACAGACATCTGTTTAAAAG ACTCTTTCCCACGGACCTCTTTGAGTTGTTTATTGATGTTGGACATTATGTGCGGGACCTCGCGGCCTACGAGGGACTGCAAACCAAAGTTTCACTTTACACT GAAGAGGAACTGGACAATCTGAGAGAGAACATCGAGACTGTTGACCAGAACCGACCTCCCCTTAAAGTCATCAATGGTTACTCCGTACTGGAACATCTGGGCACCGGCGCCTTTGGAAGCGTCTTCAAG GTCCGAAAGCAGAGTAGCCAGAACCTCCTGGCTCTGAAAGAGGTGAACCTTCATAAGCCAGCGTTTGGAAACGACAAGAAGTCCAGAGACAGTAACGTGGAGAAAATCATCTCTGAGCTGACGATCGTCAAAGAACAG ATGACACACCCAAACATTGTTAAATACTACAAGACATTTTTGGAAG aTGACAAGCTGTACATCGTGATGGAGTTGATTGAGGGAGTGCCGCTGGCTGAACATTTGAACTCTCTCAAGGAGAAGCACCAGAAGTTCACAGAAGACAGAATTTGGAATGTATTCATACAG ATGTGTCTGGCATTGAGGTACTTGCACAAGGAAAAGAGAATAGTCCACCGTGACCTCACTCCAAACAACATCATGCTGGGGGAAAAGGACAAAGTCACCATCA CCGACTTTGGCCTCGCGAAGCAAAAACAGGAGAACAGCAAGCTAACGTCAGTGGTCGGCACCATCCTTTACTCCTG TCCAGAGGTGGTGAAGAACGAGCCGTACGGAGAGAGAGCTGACGTCTGGGCTTTGGGATGCATCCTCTACCAGATGGCTACTTTACAGCCTCCGTTCTACAGCAGTAACATGCTGTCGCTGGCCAGCAAG ATTGTCGAGGCTGTCTACGAGCCGATTGaagaaggagctttctcagagagaGTCACAGACATGATCAGATG GTGTTTAAATCCAGATGCTGACCAGCGGCCGGACATTGTGGCCGTCAGCTCCAGGATATCCGACCTCATGATGAGGCTGATGGATGGCCTCTACACTTCCCAGAATGCACTGGAaagaagagcagagagagacaggaaacgAGCGCAGAAGTACTTCCTGGAGAAGCACAACAGTAGAACGGACTGCTGTCTCACAAACCTGCCTCAG GAAAAATCCTTAATGAAGACTGAATCTCAGACAGCAGGTTCTTCTGCAGCCTGCACTTCACACTACAGCGAGCATAATATCAGTCAAG ATGATGCCTCAGATGGTGATGTTGAACCATGCACTTCCAACATCAACACCACTGTCTCTACAGGAAAACACTACGGTTAG